The following proteins come from a genomic window of Galactobacillus timonensis:
- a CDS encoding YhfC family intramembrane metalloprotease yields the protein MIMDRNAVLIITFVFAIAFPVGMMIWWKRRTGESIWSFAAGALCFVLFAMVLENLMHQVCLGSRNAVSSKILASPVLYTLYAAFAAGIFEETGRLFGFKVLLRKNNKNSCAVAYGIGHGGMEVILILGVSYLTMLLAAGGVKIGTAEATAQILANAQSITFATAGIAMFERISAMMIHIGLSMLVYTAARNRKQIWLYPVAILLHALVDAPAAMYQYRAITSLAVVEGCSFVIAVICLVLGRIVLYRNNTR from the coding sequence ATGATAATGGACAGAAATGCTGTTCTGATTATTACCTTTGTCTTCGCTATCGCATTTCCGGTCGGGATGATGATCTGGTGGAAGCGGCGTACAGGAGAATCCATCTGGTCCTTTGCGGCTGGAGCTCTCTGTTTTGTCCTGTTTGCCATGGTGCTGGAAAATCTTATGCATCAGGTATGTCTGGGAAGCCGGAATGCTGTTTCATCCAAAATACTGGCTTCGCCGGTTCTGTATACTTTGTATGCGGCATTTGCGGCTGGCATTTTTGAAGAAACCGGTCGTTTGTTTGGATTCAAAGTGCTTCTGCGCAAAAATAACAAAAATTCCTGCGCAGTTGCATATGGAATCGGGCACGGCGGAATGGAAGTAATCCTGATATTGGGAGTATCTTATCTGACCATGCTTCTGGCAGCTGGCGGAGTGAAAATCGGCACTGCAGAGGCAACAGCACAAATACTGGCTAACGCACAAAGCATTACGTTTGCTACAGCAGGAATTGCCATGTTTGAACGCATTTCTGCCATGATGATACACATTGGTCTTTCTATGCTCGTATATACGGCGGCAAGAAACCGGAAACAGATTTGGCTCTATCCGGTCGCGATTCTTCTTCATGCCCTGGTGGATGCACCGGCAGCCATGTATCAGTACAGAGCCATAACATCTCTGGCTGTAGTAGAAGGATGTTCCTTTGTAATCGCGGTGATCTGCCTTGTGCTTGGAAGAATCGTACTGTACAGGAACAATACCAGGTGA
- a CDS encoding helix-turn-helix transcriptional regulator, whose amino-acid sequence MALVTKIKEFREKAGLTQADLAEKVGARRETIVHLENGKYNPSLKLAMDIARVFDVTVEELFTFTDGDK is encoded by the coding sequence GTGGCACTTGTTACAAAAATAAAAGAATTCCGTGAAAAAGCAGGATTAACGCAGGCGGATCTTGCGGAGAAAGTTGGTGCCCGGAGGGAGACAATTGTTCATCTGGAAAACGGTAAATATAATCCCTCATTAAAGCTGGCAATGGATATCGCAAGAGTATTTGACGTTACTGTCGAGGAATTATTTACCTTCACAGACGGAGATAAATAG
- a CDS encoding DUF6431 domain-containing protein, protein MKCSEPVLDPETGLPMRFCGTARRCVKTPKGSYWIWIPVAVSSNGRHHRVLPDFLVPYKHYSVQTIESALDNDLDLDRYSLPSDSSVYRWNKWLDKLIVQLRIFLKLVDPPDSLLQQLRVLFRRDVRRAPEYDSSSGWVAGINLCLNGPNDFDLGLS, encoded by the coding sequence ATGAAATGCAGCGAACCTGTTTTGGATCCTGAAACAGGCCTGCCAATGAGATTCTGCGGAACTGCCAGAAGGTGCGTTAAAACGCCAAAAGGTTCTTACTGGATCTGGATTCCTGTCGCCGTCTCTTCCAACGGAAGACATCACCGTGTTCTCCCTGATTTCCTTGTCCCTTACAAGCACTACTCGGTGCAGACCATCGAATCGGCTCTGGACAATGATCTGGATCTTGATCGTTATTCGCTTCCTTCCGATTCTTCCGTTTACCGTTGGAACAAATGGCTCGATAAGCTCATTGTGCAGCTCCGGATTTTCCTGAAGCTGGTTGATCCGCCTGATTCGCTGCTTCAACAGCTTCGTGTTCTATTCCGGCGTGATGTCCGCCGGGCTCCGGAATATGATTCTTCCAGTGGCTGGGTGGCCGGAATCAATCTCTGCCTGAATGGGCCAAATGACTTTGACTTGGGCCTTTCCTGA
- a CDS encoding ISL3 family transposase, translated as MSEQSDKQAILEFFNLDTGSVENVIFHNDNGSASVHVLLRPDHPPCPDCGCTLPRVKDYIDKKISHGVFTDRECTIFYHARRYICPVCHRTYYENNPFCFRKQHISALTVENILNDLKIQTETFASVAKRYHISPTTAASVFDAHVKEARRPLPTLMCWDENYAFYHPGENSKYVFVILDFESQEPVDILPSRRKDYLLSYFLKIPVEERKRVKMIATDMYSEYRAIIRQLFPKAYHSVDHYHVSQELSRKADSVRIRVMKQTPKYIEGTKTQTNEYYLLKTFNWMIFKRLDARDKDGKKLFDPGHPRKMNRKLNRFLNYYEIKAMIEAVHPDLKKAWDLKDDVVDFYDNCTYDTAPQELNKLIQSFAASGIPEMKEFSRTLISWREEIINSFIVVKQRHTVDKDTGQVVVSDIKLNNGLMENRNSIIKTIKKAANGYTNWDRFRSRCLYVLRKSSKPMLNPVIPPKKVKQ; from the coding sequence ATGTCCGAACAATCTGATAAACAGGCCATTCTTGAATTCTTTAACCTCGATACAGGCAGTGTGGAGAATGTCATCTTCCATAATGACAATGGCAGTGCGTCTGTCCATGTTTTACTGCGGCCGGATCATCCGCCTTGTCCCGATTGCGGCTGTACCCTGCCAAGGGTTAAGGACTACATTGACAAGAAGATAAGCCACGGCGTCTTTACTGATCGTGAGTGCACCATCTTCTATCATGCCCGCAGGTACATCTGTCCTGTCTGTCATCGAACGTACTATGAGAACAATCCATTCTGTTTCAGGAAGCAGCACATCTCCGCCCTCACGGTTGAAAACATTCTGAACGATTTGAAGATTCAGACCGAGACCTTCGCTTCCGTCGCTAAGCGGTATCACATCTCTCCCACAACCGCTGCCTCCGTCTTCGATGCCCACGTAAAGGAGGCGCGAAGACCTCTGCCCACATTGATGTGCTGGGATGAGAACTACGCATTTTATCATCCGGGAGAGAACTCAAAATATGTGTTCGTTATTCTCGACTTTGAGTCACAGGAGCCGGTGGATATCCTGCCAAGCAGAAGAAAAGATTATCTGCTCAGCTACTTTCTCAAAATCCCAGTGGAAGAGCGAAAGCGCGTCAAAATGATTGCCACGGACATGTATAGTGAATACCGCGCCATCATACGTCAGCTGTTCCCTAAGGCCTATCATTCCGTTGACCATTATCATGTCAGCCAGGAGCTCTCCAGAAAGGCTGACAGCGTCCGGATCAGAGTAATGAAGCAGACTCCAAAATATATTGAAGGCACAAAAACACAAACCAACGAGTATTATCTGCTGAAGACATTCAACTGGATGATATTCAAGCGGCTGGACGCCAGAGACAAAGATGGTAAAAAGCTGTTCGATCCCGGCCATCCAAGGAAAATGAACCGCAAGCTGAACCGGTTCCTCAATTATTACGAAATTAAAGCCATGATCGAAGCCGTTCATCCCGATTTGAAAAAGGCATGGGACCTCAAGGATGACGTTGTGGACTTCTATGACAACTGCACTTACGATACTGCTCCCCAGGAGCTGAACAAACTGATTCAGTCCTTCGCAGCCAGTGGTATTCCGGAAATGAAAGAGTTCTCCCGCACCCTGATCAGCTGGAGAGAGGAGATTATCAACTCCTTCATTGTCGTAAAGCAGCGTCATACAGTCGATAAGGACACAGGCCAGGTGGTAGTGTCCGACATAAAACTGAATAACGGATTGATGGAGAACCGGAACTCAATCATCAAGACGATCAAGAAAGCAGCCAACGGATATACCAACTGGGACAGGTTCCGCAGCCGCTGCCTCTATGTGCTCAGAAAGAGCTCCAAGCCAATGTTGAATCCTGTCATTCCGCCAAAGAAGGTTAAGCAATGA
- a CDS encoding DDE-type integrase/transposase/recombinase, producing MKKEKDKVKALKLLEQRDSNPKITCQWIADQCGYSRKQIERLSAERKIKDTSAILTHGNTGRKPVTTASDQEIRYLEDLKKTYPSITIAQFRDIYLEDVITNKDKEADVVRYGLKNRSKTWFRDLFVREGWTSPVEKPGRTDGTRVTHSTRAPRDHMGELVQIDGTPYDWFNDGRAYALHLAVDDASTEVLAGYFMAEECARGYARMMKLVLENYGIPEALYSDKFSVFRSVKAGTPTQFASMMNKLGITMIFANSAQAKGRVERYNGTAQMRLPNDLIRWKVPHNYDYLNDWFNKKYRLYLNAKFSYPVKDPHELFTPVPFDFNYSEVFRAEYQRQIRNDVFSMGNCLYTPVTSNGEIVHLSQKQNITVYIDAITDEIYIERYGKHYTCMKVGERKRDNYYTVSNEKELQKVLNEMNANKNK from the coding sequence ATGAAGAAAGAAAAAGATAAAGTTAAAGCTCTAAAACTACTGGAACAAAGGGATTCGAACCCTAAGATTACTTGTCAATGGATAGCTGATCAATGTGGATACAGCCGGAAGCAGATTGAGCGATTGTCAGCCGAGAGAAAGATAAAAGATACGTCTGCTATTCTCACTCACGGCAATACCGGAAGAAAGCCGGTAACCACTGCCTCCGACCAAGAGATCAGGTACCTTGAGGATTTAAAGAAGACGTATCCGTCAATCACCATAGCACAGTTCAGAGACATCTATCTTGAAGATGTCATTACAAACAAAGACAAGGAAGCCGATGTTGTGAGGTATGGATTGAAGAACCGCAGCAAGACCTGGTTCCGCGATCTGTTTGTAAGGGAAGGATGGACGTCTCCTGTAGAGAAGCCAGGCCGGACAGATGGTACACGCGTCACGCATTCAACAAGAGCCCCGAGAGACCATATGGGAGAGCTGGTGCAGATTGATGGAACGCCCTACGACTGGTTCAATGATGGCAGAGCTTACGCCCTTCATCTTGCGGTTGACGATGCCAGTACCGAGGTTCTTGCGGGATACTTCATGGCTGAAGAATGTGCGCGTGGATACGCCCGTATGATGAAGCTTGTTCTGGAGAATTACGGCATTCCGGAAGCACTGTATTCAGACAAGTTCTCAGTCTTCCGCAGCGTCAAAGCCGGAACACCAACGCAGTTTGCCAGCATGATGAATAAGCTTGGCATCACTATGATCTTCGCAAATTCAGCTCAGGCCAAGGGACGCGTTGAACGTTATAACGGTACGGCACAGATGCGGCTTCCGAATGACCTGATCCGATGGAAGGTACCCCACAACTATGATTACCTCAATGACTGGTTCAACAAGAAATACAGGCTTTACCTGAATGCGAAATTCTCATATCCGGTAAAGGATCCACATGAGCTGTTCACTCCGGTACCCTTTGATTTCAACTATTCAGAAGTCTTCAGAGCAGAATATCAGAGGCAGATCAGGAACGATGTGTTCTCCATGGGGAACTGCTTATATACCCCGGTGACAAGCAATGGAGAGATTGTTCACCTCAGCCAGAAGCAGAACATTACTGTTTACATAGACGCAATTACAGATGAGATCTACATCGAAAGATACGGAAAACATTACACATGCATGAAGGTTGGAGAACGGAAGCGTGACAATTACTACACGGTAAGTAACGAGAAGGAACTTCAGAAGGTACTCAATGAAATGAACGCGAATAAAAACAAATGA
- a CDS encoding NUDIX hydrolase, with translation MEIWDAYDEKLNKIEGMTLVRGEEVPDGVFHLVCEIIVKHTDGTYLLMQRDPGKHLGGMWEATAGGSALQGEDPMTCALRELSEETGIKADKLTEVGRVLHHLHKSIYVDYLCETDADKTSVVLQEGETSAYRWVTAEELRSMPRNELATMRMLYFIKDLK, from the coding sequence ATGGAAATATGGGATGCTTATGATGAAAAACTAAATAAGATTGAGGGAATGACCTTAGTCCGTGGAGAAGAAGTCCCGGACGGAGTTTTCCATCTTGTATGTGAAATTATAGTAAAACATACCGATGGTACTTATTTGCTTATGCAAAGAGATCCAGGAAAGCATCTGGGCGGAATGTGGGAAGCCACTGCAGGAGGGTCTGCGCTTCAGGGAGAAGATCCGATGACTTGTGCGTTAAGGGAACTTTCTGAAGAAACCGGAATTAAAGCAGATAAGCTTACAGAAGTCGGCCGTGTGTTACATCACTTACATAAATCAATATATGTGGACTATCTGTGCGAGACTGATGCTGATAAAACCAGCGTGGTACTGCAGGAAGGTGAAACCTCTGCATATAGGTGGGTAACGGCAGAAGAATTGCGCTCAATGCCTCGCAATGAGTTGGCAACAATGAGAATGCTATATTTCATTAAGGATTTGAAATGA
- a CDS encoding PDDEXK nuclease domain-containing protein — translation MCGSLVLQPVFYLIRSARQYKNGNIFPCCAESNNEWIVFWALLFSVELKTGKFVPEYAGKMNFYLSVLDDQVKSEADNPSVGLILCRDKNKIVAEYALKDMTKPIGVSEYRLFDDVPKELQNTVPSLDDIESRIIDKYKCD, via the coding sequence ATGTGTGGATCATTGGTGTTGCAGCCGGTATTCTATCTAATCCGATCGGCAAGGCAATACAAAAACGGAAATATTTTTCCATGCTGCGCAGAATCCAACAATGAATGGATTGTTTTCTGGGCATTACTTTTTTCAGTAGAACTAAAGACTGGCAAGTTTGTTCCTGAATATGCGGGTAAAATGAATTTCTACCTGTCCGTTCTTGATGATCAGGTGAAAAGTGAGGCTGATAATCCGTCAGTTGGCTTAATCCTATGCAGGGACAAGAATAAGATTGTTGCAGAATATGCACTTAAAGATATGACTAAGCCGATAGGAGTAAGTGAATATAGGTTATTTGATGATGTTCCGAAGGAATTGCAGAATACTGTGCCTAGCTTAGATGACATAGAATCAAGGATTATAGATAAATATAAATGTGATTAA
- a CDS encoding macrolide family glycosyltransferase, translated as MKKVAFFCIPAHGHTNPMLPVAAELVERGNTVRFYSFDEFEDKINATGAEFISCDAYLPKLTEQEEAGLKNISTTEMTLQDIRITLRMDSFLDKEFKTFKPDVIYSDSVCFWGKLNAWKHHVPLVVSTSTFAFNQLSSQYMKNTPKELADMILGLPRVSKELKTLEPYGYHVKGALSLVQSDNQTDSIVYTSRRFQPYAESFSDHYAFVGPSVFSKAVPDKTKECPLVYISMGTVINDRRDFYTKCIEALRDQNVNVVISCGNAVNRESLGVLPDNIHVYPYVDQLDILSKADVFITHCGMNSVSESLYMAAPMVLYPQTSEQKAVARRVMEIGAGTALNDDSIDGIRASVHEILSNAAYGKAAEVCSTDFRSCTGAAGAAEFIENAPHSSNGLDVVGELNKTTVRFHFIYWATIIAAINLIGFLFSWKYVWIIGVAAGILSNPIGKAIQKRKYFSMLRRIQQ; from the coding sequence ATGAAAAAGGTCGCCTTTTTCTGCATTCCTGCGCACGGTCATACGAATCCCATGCTACCGGTTGCTGCGGAACTGGTGGAACGAGGGAATACCGTCCGATTCTATTCGTTCGACGAATTTGAAGATAAGATCAATGCAACAGGCGCAGAGTTTATCTCATGCGATGCGTATCTTCCTAAACTCACGGAGCAGGAAGAAGCTGGACTAAAGAATATTTCCACGACAGAAATGACACTGCAGGACATCCGGATCACGCTTCGTATGGACAGCTTCCTTGATAAAGAGTTTAAGACCTTCAAGCCCGATGTCATTTATTCGGATTCCGTTTGTTTCTGGGGCAAACTGAACGCATGGAAGCATCATGTGCCACTGGTGGTCTCCACCAGTACCTTCGCCTTTAACCAGCTGTCATCACAGTACATGAAGAACACGCCGAAAGAGCTGGCAGATATGATTCTCGGGCTGCCGAGGGTTTCTAAGGAGTTAAAAACACTCGAACCCTACGGCTATCATGTGAAAGGCGCCTTGTCACTGGTACAGAGCGATAATCAGACGGACAGCATCGTCTATACTTCACGGCGGTTTCAGCCCTATGCGGAAAGCTTTTCTGACCACTACGCCTTTGTAGGGCCCTCTGTATTTTCAAAGGCCGTTCCGGATAAAACGAAGGAATGCCCGCTCGTTTATATTTCCATGGGAACCGTTATCAACGACAGACGGGATTTTTACACTAAATGCATTGAAGCATTGCGGGATCAGAATGTTAACGTCGTCATTTCATGCGGGAATGCTGTAAACCGTGAGTCATTGGGAGTGCTGCCTGACAACATCCATGTGTATCCCTACGTTGATCAGCTTGACATTCTTTCCAAAGCGGACGTTTTTATAACGCACTGCGGTATGAACAGCGTTTCCGAAAGCCTCTATATGGCTGCACCGATGGTGCTTTATCCCCAGACAAGTGAGCAGAAAGCAGTGGCGAGAAGGGTAATGGAAATCGGCGCAGGTACGGCTTTAAATGACGATTCCATTGACGGAATCCGGGCGTCTGTGCATGAGATTCTGAGCAACGCCGCTTACGGAAAAGCCGCAGAAGTGTGCAGTACAGATTTTCGTTCTTGTACCGGTGCTGCCGGAGCAGCGGAGTTTATCGAAAATGCACCGCATTCATCGAACGGATTAGATGTTGTCGGTGAGCTGAATAAAACGACAGTGAGATTCCACTTCATATACTGGGCAACAATCATCGCCGCCATCAATCTGATCGGATTTCTTTTCAGCTGGAAATATGTGTGGATCATTGGTGTTGCAGCCGGTATTCTATCTAATCCGATCGGCAAGGCAATACAAAAACGGAAATATTTTTCCATGCTGCGCAGAATCCAACAATGA
- a CDS encoding AbrB/MazE/SpoVT family DNA-binding domain-containing protein — MKAPEGKYAWTATVGEKGQIVIPKQARDIFGIKPGDTLLLLGDDKRGIAIPPKGAFAELFGIAFQERDGDKE, encoded by the coding sequence ATGAAAGCACCGGAAGGGAAATATGCATGGACGGCTACCGTCGGGGAGAAAGGACAAATCGTAATACCGAAACAGGCGCGGGATATCTTCGGGATCAAGCCCGGAGATACTCTGCTTCTTCTTGGCGATGATAAGCGGGGGATCGCCATTCCCCCAAAAGGAGCGTTTGCAGAATTGTTCGGGATCGCATTCCAAGAGCGGGATGGTGACAAGGAATGA
- a CDS encoding DEAD/DEAH box helicase family protein has translation MTNFDYLNSEPQFHTFAPVAISAEKIAVIDPSASIINCRRAMEFAIKWMYSVDKALVMPYQDNLVTLLHTEEFKDLMDDSLWRRLDFIRRMGNQVAHTGKPVTLDQAKLCLKNLFLFMDFVSYCYGENYQERKYDESLLGQPAEIPEAAADSEKASDVAEVDLKVLIAENKALKEELTRRREELAPGYVTKPLDLSEFKTRKIYIDSMLVDAGWTEGKDWLNEVELDGMPNASGKGYADYVLYDDAHRPLALIEAKRTCVDVSKGRQQAKLYADILEQQYHRRPVVFLTNGFDTRIVDGQYPERQCAAIWSKRDLEKWFNLLSMRTSLRNVVVDKQIAGRYYQEAAIKAVCDSFDNKNRRKALLVMATGSGKTRTVIALCKVLMNAGWIRNILFLADRTSLVVQAKRNFVNLLPDLSCSNITEEKDNYGAHCIFSTYQTMINLIDEAKDEDGKIFSCGHFDLVICDEAHRSIYNKYKDIFNYFDAPLVGLTATPKDEVDKNTYEVFDLENGVPTYGYELAQAVQDGYLVDFQSVETTLKFIDQGIVYDELSDEEKEEYEKDFIDEDGNLPETIGSSALNTWIFNEDTIRKVLQTVMTQGLKIDYGEKIGKTIIFAKNHAHAEKILEVFHEEYPHLPDDFAKVIDNRINYAQSAIDEFSDPRKLPQIAISVDMLDTGIDVPEILNLVFFKKVMSKAKFWQMIGRGTRLCPGLVDGKDKDKFYIFDFCGNFEFFRMNKGKPSANQIALQGAVFNLEFQIAYKLQTLENQTQRLKAYRDKLVEVMCGKVSELNRENFAVRQHIKYVDLYSEPEGYQSLSYEDTLTIQDELVPLILPDPDTASSVRFDALMYGIELAYLSGEKYARARKDLMKHVRALADIANIPAIQGKSELIRMILHTDYLENAGIDEFEKIREELRGLMVYIHTPSVRYDTSFTDDILNMEVHESELDYGELANYKAKAEYYVRTHQDMITIAKLKTNKPLTANDVEILEEVLWSEVGTREEYEQEYGDKPLGEFVRSIVGLDMNAAKEAFSAYLNDVNLDSRQIYFVNQIVEYIVHNGMMKDLSVLQEAPFTDHGSIVEIFPDLNVWMGIRKVIEQINANAA, from the coding sequence ATGACAAACTTTGATTATCTGAATTCAGAACCACAATTCCATACATTTGCACCAGTGGCAATCTCTGCGGAGAAGATTGCGGTGATTGATCCTTCAGCCAGCATTATCAACTGCCGGCGTGCCATGGAATTTGCCATTAAGTGGATGTATTCCGTTGATAAGGCTCTCGTCATGCCCTATCAGGACAATCTGGTTACACTCCTGCATACGGAAGAATTCAAAGATTTGATGGATGACAGTCTTTGGCGGCGTCTTGATTTTATCCGGCGTATGGGAAACCAGGTGGCGCATACCGGAAAACCGGTGACGCTGGATCAGGCAAAGCTGTGTCTGAAGAACCTGTTCCTTTTTATGGACTTTGTTTCCTATTGCTATGGAGAAAATTATCAGGAACGTAAGTATGATGAATCACTGCTGGGACAGCCTGCAGAGATTCCTGAAGCTGCAGCAGATTCTGAAAAGGCATCAGATGTCGCTGAAGTTGATCTGAAAGTACTGATCGCAGAGAACAAGGCGCTTAAAGAAGAGCTGACCAGACGCCGGGAAGAGCTGGCACCGGGTTACGTCACAAAGCCGCTGGATCTTTCTGAATTTAAGACAAGAAAGATTTACATCGACTCCATGCTGGTGGATGCCGGCTGGACAGAGGGGAAAGACTGGTTGAATGAAGTTGAACTTGACGGAATGCCGAATGCTTCCGGCAAGGGATATGCGGACTATGTGCTCTATGATGATGCGCATCGTCCGCTTGCGCTCATCGAGGCTAAGCGTACCTGCGTGGATGTGTCCAAGGGGCGTCAGCAGGCAAAACTATACGCTGATATTCTGGAACAGCAGTATCATCGGAGGCCGGTTGTATTCCTGACGAATGGCTTTGATACAAGAATAGTTGACGGACAGTATCCGGAGCGACAGTGTGCAGCGATCTGGTCAAAGCGCGACTTGGAGAAATGGTTTAACCTGCTGTCCATGCGGACAAGCCTACGAAATGTGGTAGTAGATAAGCAGATTGCAGGGCGATATTATCAGGAAGCCGCGATTAAAGCGGTCTGCGACAGCTTTGATAACAAGAATCGCCGAAAGGCGCTGCTTGTTATGGCGACCGGATCTGGCAAGACAAGAACCGTCATCGCACTCTGTAAAGTGCTGATGAATGCCGGATGGATCCGCAACATTCTCTTTCTTGCGGACAGAACTTCGCTTGTGGTGCAGGCAAAACGGAACTTTGTAAATCTCCTTCCGGACCTTTCCTGCAGCAATATCACAGAAGAGAAAGACAATTACGGTGCGCACTGCATCTTCTCTACCTATCAGACCATGATTAATCTCATCGACGAAGCCAAAGATGAAGATGGCAAGATTTTCTCCTGCGGTCATTTTGATCTTGTGATCTGCGATGAGGCACACCGCTCTATCTACAACAAATACAAGGATATTTTCAATTACTTCGATGCACCGCTTGTCGGTCTGACTGCAACGCCAAAGGATGAGGTTGACAAGAATACTTATGAGGTCTTTGATCTGGAAAACGGCGTACCGACATATGGGTATGAGCTGGCACAAGCTGTGCAGGACGGGTATCTGGTTGACTTCCAGTCCGTTGAGACAACTCTGAAATTCATTGATCAGGGTATTGTTTATGACGAACTGTCGGATGAAGAAAAAGAGGAATACGAGAAGGATTTCATTGATGAAGATGGAAATCTTCCGGAAACTATTGGCTCGTCTGCGCTGAACACCTGGATCTTTAACGAAGATACCATTCGGAAAGTTCTGCAGACGGTGATGACACAGGGGCTGAAGATCGATTACGGGGAAAAGATCGGCAAGACAATTATCTTTGCCAAAAATCATGCTCATGCAGAGAAGATCCTTGAGGTGTTCCATGAGGAATATCCGCATCTGCCGGATGACTTTGCCAAAGTAATTGATAACCGGATCAATTATGCGCAGAGTGCGATTGATGAGTTCAGCGATCCGCGGAAACTCCCGCAGATTGCCATTTCGGTCGATATGCTGGATACCGGTATTGATGTACCGGAGATTCTGAATCTTGTGTTCTTTAAGAAGGTGATGAGCAAGGCGAAGTTCTGGCAGATGATCGGCCGTGGGACAAGGCTCTGCCCGGGACTTGTGGACGGTAAGGATAAAGACAAATTCTATATCTTTGATTTCTGCGGGAATTTCGAATTCTTCCGGATGAACAAGGGAAAACCATCCGCCAATCAGATCGCATTGCAAGGGGCAGTCTTTAACCTGGAATTTCAGATCGCATATAAACTGCAGACATTGGAAAATCAGACGCAGAGATTAAAAGCATATCGGGATAAACTTGTTGAAGTAATGTGCGGAAAGGTATCGGAATTAAACCGGGAAAACTTTGCGGTCCGGCAGCATATCAAGTATGTAGATCTTTATTCGGAACCGGAAGGGTATCAATCCCTGTCTTATGAAGACACATTGACCATCCAGGATGAGCTTGTTCCGTTGATTCTGCCTGATCCTGACACGGCAAGTAGCGTCCGCTTTGACGCGCTGATGTACGGAATAGAACTGGCTTATCTTTCCGGGGAGAAGTATGCAAGAGCCCGGAAGGATCTCATGAAACACGTGAGAGCCTTGGCGGATATTGCCAACATACCGGCAATTCAGGGGAAGTCTGAGCTGATCCGTATGATTCTGCATACAGATTATCTGGAAAATGCCGGGATTGATGAGTTTGAAAAGATCCGGGAAGAACTGCGTGGCCTGATGGTATACATACACACGCCTTCTGTGCGTTACGATACGAGTTTTACGGACGATATCCTGAATATGGAAGTTCATGAATCTGAATTGGATTATGGAGAACTGGCCAATTATAAAGCAAAGGCAGAATACTATGTGCGGACACATCAGGACATGATCACGATTGCGAAGCTGAAAACCAACAAGCCATTAACGGCAAACGACGTCGAGATTCTGGAAGAAGTGCTCTGGAGTGAGGTTGGCACCAGAGAAGAGTACGAACAGGAATACGGGGACAAGCCTCTCGGCGAATTTGTCCGCAGTATCGTCGGCCTTGATATGAATGCGGCAAAGGAAGCATTCTCTGCGTATTTGAATGATGTGAATCTGGACAGCCGTCAGATCTATTTTGTCAATCAGATCGTGGAATATATTGTTCACAATGGGATGATGAAAGATCTGTCCGTTCTGCAGGAAGCACCATTCACAGATCATGGAAGCATCGTGGAGATCTTCCCGGACCTAAATGTGTGGATGGGGATCCGGAAAGTAATCGAACAGATTAATGCAAATGCAGCATAG